One region of Drosophila willistoni isolate 14030-0811.24 unplaced genomic scaffold, UCI_dwil_1.1 Seg79.1, whole genome shotgun sequence genomic DNA includes:
- the LOC124461982 gene encoding uncharacterized protein LOC124461982, which produces MAPRPRSVQASKEERRCSRGTESFRCRVCRGIHPLKRCRRFLRLNVEKRMRAVLANKYCANCLAHQHSGGSCLSGDKCRICEEDHHTLLHFHEQPRRRTPSSVVRRVTPESSRRRVAPTPASDPKLTLTTLLQHRNPHLMPTAMVRIETEGKTFDVKALVDPCSAVSSMATSLATAFKLTAVNIGAEKAVAAVIRSPISEGWRLEAILKVVDGLCCRTPSAPVDPQIAKKFEGIVLADETFYRPSSVSLVLGADVITEVMLEGSLPGVGGRPIAMRTVFGWTLSGACH; this is translated from the coding sequence ATGGCTCCGAGACCGCGTTCAGTACAGGCATCGAAAGAGGAGCGCAGATGTTCGCGAGGAACTGAGTCCTTCCGTTGCCGAGTCTGTCGCGGAATCCATCCTCTGAAGCGATGCCGTCGCTTCCTGCGGCTGAACGTGGAGAAGAGGATGAGGGCAGTGCTGGCGAATAAGTACTGCGCCAATTGCCTGGCCCACCAACATTCCGGAGGAAGCTGCTTAAGCGGTGATAAGTGCCGAATCTGTGAGGAGGATCACCACACGCTGCTTCACTTCCATGAACAGCCACGTCGACGCACTCCAAGCTCCGTCGTACGCCGAGTCACCCCCGAGTCCTCCAGACGAAGGGTCGCGCCAACGCCAGCCTCCGATCCGAAACTGACCTTGACCACACTGCTGCAGCACCGCAATCCGCATCTGATGCCCACGGCGATGGTGCGTATTGAGACGGAGGGAAAAACCTTCGACGTGAAGGCCCTGGTGGACCCTTGTTCTGCGGTATCGTCGATGGCGACGTCATTGGCCACGGCCTTCAAGTTGACAGCCGTCAATATAGGGGCAGAGAAAGCGGTGGCAGCAGTGATCCGGTCCCCAATCAGTGAAGGATGGCGATTGGAGGCGATCCTGAAGGTGGTCGATGGCTTGTGCTGCCGCACTCCAAGCGCTCCGGTGGACCCACAGATCGCCAAAAAGTTTGAGGGCATCGTCCTGGCGGATGAGACGTTCTACCGACCGTCGTCAGTGTCTCTGGTCCTGGGCGCGGATGTGATCACGGAGGTCATGCTAGAAGGGAGTCTACCTGGGGTTGGCGGGCGGCCGATTGCGATGCGCACAGTTTTTGGCTGGACCCTGTCCGGAGCGTGCCATTAA